In a genomic window of Physeter macrocephalus isolate SW-GA chromosome 14, ASM283717v5, whole genome shotgun sequence:
- the UCKL1 gene encoding uridine-cytidine kinase-like 1 isoform X3 yields the protein MPGTHLGSPCCPGSPCVLAMSSPPAYPGFRVSGCWTLGAEGSSRSSSNAEPVGRLLPPVGAGRPPRKRTTSQCKSEPPLLRTSKRTIYTAGRPPWYNEHGTQSKEAFAIGLGGGSASGKTTVARMIIEALDVPWVVLLSMDSFYKVLTRQQQEQAAHNNFNFDHPDAFDFDLIISTLKKLKQGKSVKVPIYDFTTHSRKKDWKTLYGANVIIFEGIMAFADKTLLELLDMKIFVDTDSDIRLVRRLRRDISERGRAIEGVIKQYNKFVKPAFDQYIQPTMRLADIVVPRGSGNAVAIDLIVQHVHSQLEERKLRWDLAALASAHQCHPLPRTLSVLKSTPQVRGMHTIIRDRETSRDEFIFYSKRLMRLLIEHALSFLPFQDCVVQTPQGQDYSGKCYAGKQITGVSILRAGETMEPALRAVCKDVRIGTILIQTNQLTGEPELHYLRLPKDISDDHVILMDCTVSTGAAAMMAVRVLLDHDVPEDKIFLLSLLMAEMGVHSVAYAFPRVRIITTAVDKRVNDLFRIIPGIGNFGDRYFGTDAVPDGSDEEEGGSAG from the exons cagcaggagcagcagcaacGCGGAGCCCGTGGGCAGGCTTCTCCCGCCTGTGGGCGCCGGGCGCCCGCCCCGGAAGCGCACCACCAGCCAGTGCAAGTCCGAGCCGCCGCTGCTGCGCACGAGCAAGCGCACCATCTACACGGCAGGACGGCCGCCCTGGTATAACGAGCACGGCACCCAGTCCAAGGAGGCCTTCGCCATCG GCCTGGGAGGCGGCAGTGCTTCCGGGAAGACCACTGTGGCCAGAATGATCATCGAGGCCCTGGACGTGCCCTGGGTGGTCTTGCTCTCCATGGATTCCTTCTACAAG GTGCTCACcaggcagcagcaggagcaggccGCCCACAACAACTTCAACTTCGACCACCCTGATGCCTTTGACTTCGACCTCATCATCTCCACCCTCAAGAAGCTGAAGCAGGGCAAGAGTGTCAAGGTGCCCATCTACGATTTCACCACCCACAGCCGGAAGAAGGACTGG AAAACGCTCTACGGTGCAAACGTCATCATTTTCGAGGGCATCATGGCCTTTGCTGACAAGACACTGCTGGAG CTCCTGGACATGAAAATCTTCGTGGACACGGACTCTGACATCCGCCTCGTGCGGCGGCTGCGCCGTGACATTAGCGAGCGGGGCCGGGCCATCGAGGGTGTCATCAAGCAGTACAACAAGTTCGTGAAGCCCGCCTTCGACCAGTACATCCAGCCCACCATGCGCCTGGCGGACATTGTGGTGCcccggg GGAGCGGGAACGCAGTGGCCATCGATCTGATCGTGCAGCACGTGCACAGCCAGCTGGAAGAG AGGAAGCTGCGCTGGGATCT ggccgCACTGGCCTCAGCGCACCAGTGCCACCCCCTGCCCCGGACGCTGAGTGTCCTCAAGAGCACGCCGCAGGTGCGGGGCATGCACACCATCATCCG GGACCGGGAGACCAGCCGCGACGAGTTCATCTTCTACTCGAAGAGGCTGATGCGGCTGCTTATCGAGCACGCGctctccttcctgcccttccag GACTGCGTCGTGCAGACCCCGCAGGGCCAGGACTACTCGGGCAAGTGCTACGCGGGGAAGCAG ATCACAGGCGTGTCCATCCTGCGGGCCGGCGAGACCATGGAGCCTGCGCTGCGGGCCGTGTGCAAGGACGTGCGCATCGGCACGATCCTCATCCAGACCAACCAGCTCACCGGGGAGCCCGAG CTCCACTACCTGCGGCTCCCCAAGGACATCAGTGACGACCACGTGATCCTGATGGACTGCACAGTGTCCACTGGCGCGGCGGCTATGATGGCGGTGCGGGTGCTGCTG GACCACGACGTGCCCGAGGACAAGATCTTCTTGCTGTCGCTGCTCATGGCGGAGATGGGTGTCCACTCGGTGGCCTACGCCTTCCCGCGCGTGAGGATCATCACCACGGCGGTGGACAAGCGCGTCAACGACCTCTTCCGCATCATCCCCGGCATCG GGAACTTCGGCGACCGCTACTTCGGGACCGACGCCGTCCCCGATGGCAGCGATGAGGAGGAAGGGGGCTCTGCGGGGTag
- the UCKL1 gene encoding uridine-cytidine kinase-like 1 isoform X5, which yields MAALPASADAPHPVPPPLAAGDGPDRLEGKSEDRSRSSSNAEPVGRLLPPVGAGRPPRKRTTSQCKSEPPLLRTSKRTIYTAGRPPWYNEHGTQSKEAFAIGLGGGSASGKTTVARMIIEALDVPWVVLLSMDSFYKVLTRQQQEQAAHNNFNFDHPDAFDFDLIISTLKKLKQGKSVKVPIYDFTTHSRKKDWKTLYGANVIIFEGIMAFADKTLLELLDMKIFVDTDSDIRLVRRLRRDISERGRAIEGVIKQYNKFVKPAFDQYIQPTMRLADIVVPRGSGNAVAIDLIVQHVHSQLEERKLRWDLAALASAHQCHPLPRTLSVLKSTPQVRGMHTIIRDRETSRDEFIFYSKRLMRLLIEHALSFLPFQDCVVQTPQGQDYSGKCYAGKQITGVSILRAGETMEPALRAVCKDVRIGTILIQTNQLTGEPELHYLRLPKDISDDHVILMDCTVSTGAAAMMAVRVLLDHDVPEDKIFLLSLLMAEMGVHSVAYAFPRVRIITTAVDKRVNDLFRIIPGIGNFGDRYFGTDAVPDGSDEEEGGSAG from the exons cagcaggagcagcagcaacGCGGAGCCCGTGGGCAGGCTTCTCCCGCCTGTGGGCGCCGGGCGCCCGCCCCGGAAGCGCACCACCAGCCAGTGCAAGTCCGAGCCGCCGCTGCTGCGCACGAGCAAGCGCACCATCTACACGGCAGGACGGCCGCCCTGGTATAACGAGCACGGCACCCAGTCCAAGGAGGCCTTCGCCATCG GCCTGGGAGGCGGCAGTGCTTCCGGGAAGACCACTGTGGCCAGAATGATCATCGAGGCCCTGGACGTGCCCTGGGTGGTCTTGCTCTCCATGGATTCCTTCTACAAG GTGCTCACcaggcagcagcaggagcaggccGCCCACAACAACTTCAACTTCGACCACCCTGATGCCTTTGACTTCGACCTCATCATCTCCACCCTCAAGAAGCTGAAGCAGGGCAAGAGTGTCAAGGTGCCCATCTACGATTTCACCACCCACAGCCGGAAGAAGGACTGG AAAACGCTCTACGGTGCAAACGTCATCATTTTCGAGGGCATCATGGCCTTTGCTGACAAGACACTGCTGGAG CTCCTGGACATGAAAATCTTCGTGGACACGGACTCTGACATCCGCCTCGTGCGGCGGCTGCGCCGTGACATTAGCGAGCGGGGCCGGGCCATCGAGGGTGTCATCAAGCAGTACAACAAGTTCGTGAAGCCCGCCTTCGACCAGTACATCCAGCCCACCATGCGCCTGGCGGACATTGTGGTGCcccggg GGAGCGGGAACGCAGTGGCCATCGATCTGATCGTGCAGCACGTGCACAGCCAGCTGGAAGAG AGGAAGCTGCGCTGGGATCT ggccgCACTGGCCTCAGCGCACCAGTGCCACCCCCTGCCCCGGACGCTGAGTGTCCTCAAGAGCACGCCGCAGGTGCGGGGCATGCACACCATCATCCG GGACCGGGAGACCAGCCGCGACGAGTTCATCTTCTACTCGAAGAGGCTGATGCGGCTGCTTATCGAGCACGCGctctccttcctgcccttccag GACTGCGTCGTGCAGACCCCGCAGGGCCAGGACTACTCGGGCAAGTGCTACGCGGGGAAGCAG ATCACAGGCGTGTCCATCCTGCGGGCCGGCGAGACCATGGAGCCTGCGCTGCGGGCCGTGTGCAAGGACGTGCGCATCGGCACGATCCTCATCCAGACCAACCAGCTCACCGGGGAGCCCGAG CTCCACTACCTGCGGCTCCCCAAGGACATCAGTGACGACCACGTGATCCTGATGGACTGCACAGTGTCCACTGGCGCGGCGGCTATGATGGCGGTGCGGGTGCTGCTG GACCACGACGTGCCCGAGGACAAGATCTTCTTGCTGTCGCTGCTCATGGCGGAGATGGGTGTCCACTCGGTGGCCTACGCCTTCCCGCGCGTGAGGATCATCACCACGGCGGTGGACAAGCGCGTCAACGACCTCTTCCGCATCATCCCCGGCATCG GGAACTTCGGCGACCGCTACTTCGGGACCGACGCCGTCCCCGATGGCAGCGATGAGGAGGAAGGGGGCTCTGCGGGGTag
- the UCKL1 gene encoding uridine-cytidine kinase-like 1 isoform X2, whose protein sequence is MPFRPIASPGPGGFLSRSSLANLRLFPEEVSVAGCRRHRPWRSSVVVVVTSAGQGRSSSNAEPVGRLLPPVGAGRPPRKRTTSQCKSEPPLLRTSKRTIYTAGRPPWYNEHGTQSKEAFAIGLGGGSASGKTTVARMIIEALDVPWVVLLSMDSFYKVLTRQQQEQAAHNNFNFDHPDAFDFDLIISTLKKLKQGKSVKVPIYDFTTHSRKKDWKTLYGANVIIFEGIMAFADKTLLELLDMKIFVDTDSDIRLVRRLRRDISERGRAIEGVIKQYNKFVKPAFDQYIQPTMRLADIVVPRGSGNAVAIDLIVQHVHSQLEERKLRWDLAALASAHQCHPLPRTLSVLKSTPQVRGMHTIIRDRETSRDEFIFYSKRLMRLLIEHALSFLPFQDCVVQTPQGQDYSGKCYAGKQITGVSILRAGETMEPALRAVCKDVRIGTILIQTNQLTGEPELHYLRLPKDISDDHVILMDCTVSTGAAAMMAVRVLLDHDVPEDKIFLLSLLMAEMGVHSVAYAFPRVRIITTAVDKRVNDLFRIIPGIGNFGDRYFGTDAVPDGSDEEEGGSAG, encoded by the exons caggagcagcagcaacGCGGAGCCCGTGGGCAGGCTTCTCCCGCCTGTGGGCGCCGGGCGCCCGCCCCGGAAGCGCACCACCAGCCAGTGCAAGTCCGAGCCGCCGCTGCTGCGCACGAGCAAGCGCACCATCTACACGGCAGGACGGCCGCCCTGGTATAACGAGCACGGCACCCAGTCCAAGGAGGCCTTCGCCATCG GCCTGGGAGGCGGCAGTGCTTCCGGGAAGACCACTGTGGCCAGAATGATCATCGAGGCCCTGGACGTGCCCTGGGTGGTCTTGCTCTCCATGGATTCCTTCTACAAG GTGCTCACcaggcagcagcaggagcaggccGCCCACAACAACTTCAACTTCGACCACCCTGATGCCTTTGACTTCGACCTCATCATCTCCACCCTCAAGAAGCTGAAGCAGGGCAAGAGTGTCAAGGTGCCCATCTACGATTTCACCACCCACAGCCGGAAGAAGGACTGG AAAACGCTCTACGGTGCAAACGTCATCATTTTCGAGGGCATCATGGCCTTTGCTGACAAGACACTGCTGGAG CTCCTGGACATGAAAATCTTCGTGGACACGGACTCTGACATCCGCCTCGTGCGGCGGCTGCGCCGTGACATTAGCGAGCGGGGCCGGGCCATCGAGGGTGTCATCAAGCAGTACAACAAGTTCGTGAAGCCCGCCTTCGACCAGTACATCCAGCCCACCATGCGCCTGGCGGACATTGTGGTGCcccggg GGAGCGGGAACGCAGTGGCCATCGATCTGATCGTGCAGCACGTGCACAGCCAGCTGGAAGAG AGGAAGCTGCGCTGGGATCT ggccgCACTGGCCTCAGCGCACCAGTGCCACCCCCTGCCCCGGACGCTGAGTGTCCTCAAGAGCACGCCGCAGGTGCGGGGCATGCACACCATCATCCG GGACCGGGAGACCAGCCGCGACGAGTTCATCTTCTACTCGAAGAGGCTGATGCGGCTGCTTATCGAGCACGCGctctccttcctgcccttccag GACTGCGTCGTGCAGACCCCGCAGGGCCAGGACTACTCGGGCAAGTGCTACGCGGGGAAGCAG ATCACAGGCGTGTCCATCCTGCGGGCCGGCGAGACCATGGAGCCTGCGCTGCGGGCCGTGTGCAAGGACGTGCGCATCGGCACGATCCTCATCCAGACCAACCAGCTCACCGGGGAGCCCGAG CTCCACTACCTGCGGCTCCCCAAGGACATCAGTGACGACCACGTGATCCTGATGGACTGCACAGTGTCCACTGGCGCGGCGGCTATGATGGCGGTGCGGGTGCTGCTG GACCACGACGTGCCCGAGGACAAGATCTTCTTGCTGTCGCTGCTCATGGCGGAGATGGGTGTCCACTCGGTGGCCTACGCCTTCCCGCGCGTGAGGATCATCACCACGGCGGTGGACAAGCGCGTCAACGACCTCTTCCGCATCATCCCCGGCATCG GGAACTTCGGCGACCGCTACTTCGGGACCGACGCCGTCCCCGATGGCAGCGATGAGGAGGAAGGGGGCTCTGCGGGGTag
- the UCKL1 gene encoding uridine-cytidine kinase-like 1 isoform X4, with protein MPGTHLGSPCCPGSPCVLAMSSPPAYPGFRVSGCWTLGAEGSRSSSNAEPVGRLLPPVGAGRPPRKRTTSQCKSEPPLLRTSKRTIYTAGRPPWYNEHGTQSKEAFAIGLGGGSASGKTTVARMIIEALDVPWVVLLSMDSFYKVLTRQQQEQAAHNNFNFDHPDAFDFDLIISTLKKLKQGKSVKVPIYDFTTHSRKKDWKTLYGANVIIFEGIMAFADKTLLELLDMKIFVDTDSDIRLVRRLRRDISERGRAIEGVIKQYNKFVKPAFDQYIQPTMRLADIVVPRGSGNAVAIDLIVQHVHSQLEERKLRWDLAALASAHQCHPLPRTLSVLKSTPQVRGMHTIIRDRETSRDEFIFYSKRLMRLLIEHALSFLPFQDCVVQTPQGQDYSGKCYAGKQITGVSILRAGETMEPALRAVCKDVRIGTILIQTNQLTGEPELHYLRLPKDISDDHVILMDCTVSTGAAAMMAVRVLLDHDVPEDKIFLLSLLMAEMGVHSVAYAFPRVRIITTAVDKRVNDLFRIIPGIGNFGDRYFGTDAVPDGSDEEEGGSAG; from the exons caggagcagcagcaacGCGGAGCCCGTGGGCAGGCTTCTCCCGCCTGTGGGCGCCGGGCGCCCGCCCCGGAAGCGCACCACCAGCCAGTGCAAGTCCGAGCCGCCGCTGCTGCGCACGAGCAAGCGCACCATCTACACGGCAGGACGGCCGCCCTGGTATAACGAGCACGGCACCCAGTCCAAGGAGGCCTTCGCCATCG GCCTGGGAGGCGGCAGTGCTTCCGGGAAGACCACTGTGGCCAGAATGATCATCGAGGCCCTGGACGTGCCCTGGGTGGTCTTGCTCTCCATGGATTCCTTCTACAAG GTGCTCACcaggcagcagcaggagcaggccGCCCACAACAACTTCAACTTCGACCACCCTGATGCCTTTGACTTCGACCTCATCATCTCCACCCTCAAGAAGCTGAAGCAGGGCAAGAGTGTCAAGGTGCCCATCTACGATTTCACCACCCACAGCCGGAAGAAGGACTGG AAAACGCTCTACGGTGCAAACGTCATCATTTTCGAGGGCATCATGGCCTTTGCTGACAAGACACTGCTGGAG CTCCTGGACATGAAAATCTTCGTGGACACGGACTCTGACATCCGCCTCGTGCGGCGGCTGCGCCGTGACATTAGCGAGCGGGGCCGGGCCATCGAGGGTGTCATCAAGCAGTACAACAAGTTCGTGAAGCCCGCCTTCGACCAGTACATCCAGCCCACCATGCGCCTGGCGGACATTGTGGTGCcccggg GGAGCGGGAACGCAGTGGCCATCGATCTGATCGTGCAGCACGTGCACAGCCAGCTGGAAGAG AGGAAGCTGCGCTGGGATCT ggccgCACTGGCCTCAGCGCACCAGTGCCACCCCCTGCCCCGGACGCTGAGTGTCCTCAAGAGCACGCCGCAGGTGCGGGGCATGCACACCATCATCCG GGACCGGGAGACCAGCCGCGACGAGTTCATCTTCTACTCGAAGAGGCTGATGCGGCTGCTTATCGAGCACGCGctctccttcctgcccttccag GACTGCGTCGTGCAGACCCCGCAGGGCCAGGACTACTCGGGCAAGTGCTACGCGGGGAAGCAG ATCACAGGCGTGTCCATCCTGCGGGCCGGCGAGACCATGGAGCCTGCGCTGCGGGCCGTGTGCAAGGACGTGCGCATCGGCACGATCCTCATCCAGACCAACCAGCTCACCGGGGAGCCCGAG CTCCACTACCTGCGGCTCCCCAAGGACATCAGTGACGACCACGTGATCCTGATGGACTGCACAGTGTCCACTGGCGCGGCGGCTATGATGGCGGTGCGGGTGCTGCTG GACCACGACGTGCCCGAGGACAAGATCTTCTTGCTGTCGCTGCTCATGGCGGAGATGGGTGTCCACTCGGTGGCCTACGCCTTCCCGCGCGTGAGGATCATCACCACGGCGGTGGACAAGCGCGTCAACGACCTCTTCCGCATCATCCCCGGCATCG GGAACTTCGGCGACCGCTACTTCGGGACCGACGCCGTCCCCGATGGCAGCGATGAGGAGGAAGGGGGCTCTGCGGGGTag
- the UCKL1 gene encoding uridine-cytidine kinase-like 1 isoform X7: protein MPGTHLGSPCCPGSPCVLAMSSPPAYPGFRVSGCWTLGAEGSSNAEPVGRLLPPVGAGRPPRKRTTSQCKSEPPLLRTSKRTIYTAGRPPWYNEHGTQSKEAFAIGLGGGSASGKTTVARMIIEALDVPWVVLLSMDSFYKVLTRQQQEQAAHNNFNFDHPDAFDFDLIISTLKKLKQGKSVKVPIYDFTTHSRKKDWKTLYGANVIIFEGIMAFADKTLLELLDMKIFVDTDSDIRLVRRLRRDISERGRAIEGVIKQYNKFVKPAFDQYIQPTMRLADIVVPRGSGNAVAIDLIVQHVHSQLEERELSVRAALASAHQCHPLPRTLSVLKSTPQVRGMHTIIRDRETSRDEFIFYSKRLMRLLIEHALSFLPFQDCVVQTPQGQDYSGKCYAGKQITGVSILRAGETMEPALRAVCKDVRIGTILIQTNQLTGEPELHYLRLPKDISDDHVILMDCTVSTGAAAMMAVRVLLDHDVPEDKIFLLSLLMAEMGVHSVAYAFPRVRIITTAVDKRVNDLFRIIPGIGNFGDRYFGTDAVPDGSDEEEGGSAG, encoded by the exons cagcaacGCGGAGCCCGTGGGCAGGCTTCTCCCGCCTGTGGGCGCCGGGCGCCCGCCCCGGAAGCGCACCACCAGCCAGTGCAAGTCCGAGCCGCCGCTGCTGCGCACGAGCAAGCGCACCATCTACACGGCAGGACGGCCGCCCTGGTATAACGAGCACGGCACCCAGTCCAAGGAGGCCTTCGCCATCG GCCTGGGAGGCGGCAGTGCTTCCGGGAAGACCACTGTGGCCAGAATGATCATCGAGGCCCTGGACGTGCCCTGGGTGGTCTTGCTCTCCATGGATTCCTTCTACAAG GTGCTCACcaggcagcagcaggagcaggccGCCCACAACAACTTCAACTTCGACCACCCTGATGCCTTTGACTTCGACCTCATCATCTCCACCCTCAAGAAGCTGAAGCAGGGCAAGAGTGTCAAGGTGCCCATCTACGATTTCACCACCCACAGCCGGAAGAAGGACTGG AAAACGCTCTACGGTGCAAACGTCATCATTTTCGAGGGCATCATGGCCTTTGCTGACAAGACACTGCTGGAG CTCCTGGACATGAAAATCTTCGTGGACACGGACTCTGACATCCGCCTCGTGCGGCGGCTGCGCCGTGACATTAGCGAGCGGGGCCGGGCCATCGAGGGTGTCATCAAGCAGTACAACAAGTTCGTGAAGCCCGCCTTCGACCAGTACATCCAGCCCACCATGCGCCTGGCGGACATTGTGGTGCcccggg GGAGCGGGAACGCAGTGGCCATCGATCTGATCGTGCAGCACGTGCACAGCCAGCTGGAAGAG CGTGAGCTCAGTGTCAG ggccgCACTGGCCTCAGCGCACCAGTGCCACCCCCTGCCCCGGACGCTGAGTGTCCTCAAGAGCACGCCGCAGGTGCGGGGCATGCACACCATCATCCG GGACCGGGAGACCAGCCGCGACGAGTTCATCTTCTACTCGAAGAGGCTGATGCGGCTGCTTATCGAGCACGCGctctccttcctgcccttccag GACTGCGTCGTGCAGACCCCGCAGGGCCAGGACTACTCGGGCAAGTGCTACGCGGGGAAGCAG ATCACAGGCGTGTCCATCCTGCGGGCCGGCGAGACCATGGAGCCTGCGCTGCGGGCCGTGTGCAAGGACGTGCGCATCGGCACGATCCTCATCCAGACCAACCAGCTCACCGGGGAGCCCGAG CTCCACTACCTGCGGCTCCCCAAGGACATCAGTGACGACCACGTGATCCTGATGGACTGCACAGTGTCCACTGGCGCGGCGGCTATGATGGCGGTGCGGGTGCTGCTG GACCACGACGTGCCCGAGGACAAGATCTTCTTGCTGTCGCTGCTCATGGCGGAGATGGGTGTCCACTCGGTGGCCTACGCCTTCCCGCGCGTGAGGATCATCACCACGGCGGTGGACAAGCGCGTCAACGACCTCTTCCGCATCATCCCCGGCATCG GGAACTTCGGCGACCGCTACTTCGGGACCGACGCCGTCCCCGATGGCAGCGATGAGGAGGAAGGGGGCTCTGCGGGGTag
- the UCKL1 gene encoding uridine-cytidine kinase-like 1 isoform X1, whose product MPFRPIASPGPGGFLSRSSLANLRLFPEEVSVAGCRRHRPWRSSVVVVVTSAGQGSRSSSNAEPVGRLLPPVGAGRPPRKRTTSQCKSEPPLLRTSKRTIYTAGRPPWYNEHGTQSKEAFAIGLGGGSASGKTTVARMIIEALDVPWVVLLSMDSFYKVLTRQQQEQAAHNNFNFDHPDAFDFDLIISTLKKLKQGKSVKVPIYDFTTHSRKKDWKTLYGANVIIFEGIMAFADKTLLELLDMKIFVDTDSDIRLVRRLRRDISERGRAIEGVIKQYNKFVKPAFDQYIQPTMRLADIVVPRGSGNAVAIDLIVQHVHSQLEERKLRWDLAALASAHQCHPLPRTLSVLKSTPQVRGMHTIIRDRETSRDEFIFYSKRLMRLLIEHALSFLPFQDCVVQTPQGQDYSGKCYAGKQITGVSILRAGETMEPALRAVCKDVRIGTILIQTNQLTGEPELHYLRLPKDISDDHVILMDCTVSTGAAAMMAVRVLLDHDVPEDKIFLLSLLMAEMGVHSVAYAFPRVRIITTAVDKRVNDLFRIIPGIGNFGDRYFGTDAVPDGSDEEEGGSAG is encoded by the exons cagcaggagcagcagcaacGCGGAGCCCGTGGGCAGGCTTCTCCCGCCTGTGGGCGCCGGGCGCCCGCCCCGGAAGCGCACCACCAGCCAGTGCAAGTCCGAGCCGCCGCTGCTGCGCACGAGCAAGCGCACCATCTACACGGCAGGACGGCCGCCCTGGTATAACGAGCACGGCACCCAGTCCAAGGAGGCCTTCGCCATCG GCCTGGGAGGCGGCAGTGCTTCCGGGAAGACCACTGTGGCCAGAATGATCATCGAGGCCCTGGACGTGCCCTGGGTGGTCTTGCTCTCCATGGATTCCTTCTACAAG GTGCTCACcaggcagcagcaggagcaggccGCCCACAACAACTTCAACTTCGACCACCCTGATGCCTTTGACTTCGACCTCATCATCTCCACCCTCAAGAAGCTGAAGCAGGGCAAGAGTGTCAAGGTGCCCATCTACGATTTCACCACCCACAGCCGGAAGAAGGACTGG AAAACGCTCTACGGTGCAAACGTCATCATTTTCGAGGGCATCATGGCCTTTGCTGACAAGACACTGCTGGAG CTCCTGGACATGAAAATCTTCGTGGACACGGACTCTGACATCCGCCTCGTGCGGCGGCTGCGCCGTGACATTAGCGAGCGGGGCCGGGCCATCGAGGGTGTCATCAAGCAGTACAACAAGTTCGTGAAGCCCGCCTTCGACCAGTACATCCAGCCCACCATGCGCCTGGCGGACATTGTGGTGCcccggg GGAGCGGGAACGCAGTGGCCATCGATCTGATCGTGCAGCACGTGCACAGCCAGCTGGAAGAG AGGAAGCTGCGCTGGGATCT ggccgCACTGGCCTCAGCGCACCAGTGCCACCCCCTGCCCCGGACGCTGAGTGTCCTCAAGAGCACGCCGCAGGTGCGGGGCATGCACACCATCATCCG GGACCGGGAGACCAGCCGCGACGAGTTCATCTTCTACTCGAAGAGGCTGATGCGGCTGCTTATCGAGCACGCGctctccttcctgcccttccag GACTGCGTCGTGCAGACCCCGCAGGGCCAGGACTACTCGGGCAAGTGCTACGCGGGGAAGCAG ATCACAGGCGTGTCCATCCTGCGGGCCGGCGAGACCATGGAGCCTGCGCTGCGGGCCGTGTGCAAGGACGTGCGCATCGGCACGATCCTCATCCAGACCAACCAGCTCACCGGGGAGCCCGAG CTCCACTACCTGCGGCTCCCCAAGGACATCAGTGACGACCACGTGATCCTGATGGACTGCACAGTGTCCACTGGCGCGGCGGCTATGATGGCGGTGCGGGTGCTGCTG GACCACGACGTGCCCGAGGACAAGATCTTCTTGCTGTCGCTGCTCATGGCGGAGATGGGTGTCCACTCGGTGGCCTACGCCTTCCCGCGCGTGAGGATCATCACCACGGCGGTGGACAAGCGCGTCAACGACCTCTTCCGCATCATCCCCGGCATCG GGAACTTCGGCGACCGCTACTTCGGGACCGACGCCGTCCCCGATGGCAGCGATGAGGAGGAAGGGGGCTCTGCGGGGTag